The genomic interval GGCCTGGGAGAATACTTCATATAGATGGAGATCCATCATATATGGAAACCTGCTTAAAGGCGTACAAGCAATTAAACTTAAATGCTGTAGGAATAGCAGTATCTGAAAGAGAACAACCTTTAAAAATTTTATCTTTAGTTAAGGAATATAATCCAGATATAGTTGTATTAACTGGCCATGATGGGGTTCTTAAAGATTCCAAGGGAATGCTTGATTTAAATAATTATAGAAACTCAAAGTATTTTATTGAATCTGTAAAAATTTTAAGAAATTATAATTCAAGTTATGATGAGCTTGTTATTTTTGCTGGTGCTTGTCAATCTTGTTATGAAAGTATTTTAGAAGCAGGGGCTAATTTTGCAAGTTCACCTAATAGAGTACTTATACATTGTTTAGATCCAGTTTTAGTATGTGAAAGAGTTGCATATACAAGAATAGATGAAATTGTTTCAATAAAAGATGTTATAGAAAATACAATAACTGGAATAAAGGGAGTTGGTGGATTACAAACTAGAGGAAAATATAGAGAAGGTTATCCAAAATCCCTATATTTAAATTAATAGAATAAAATAAGACATTTAAGTTAATAATATAATTGGATGTTTTAGTTTAAATATAGTATATTTTTGTTGACAAGACATGGACTTATATAGTAAAATTATTTATTTATTGAAAAAACATCCCCTTTAGTGTATAATGTATAATAGAAAGAGGGTGTTAAAATGAGTACCAGACTTACATTGAATTCCATCAGAAAAAGCATAGAAGATCACGTAGGTGAGAAAGTTAAGCTAAGAGCTAATGGTGGAAGAAAAAAGATTTTGGAAAATGAAGGAATACTAGAAAGTGTTCACCCAAGTATTTTTGTAGTTAGATTACAAAAAGACACCCAAAGGAAAGTGACATACAGTTATTCAGATGTACTTACAAAAACGGTTCAACTAGATTTTGTTGGTTAAATAAAAAAGTTAGCTAATTAATTAGCTAACTTTTTTGTTTTATTTATTTAACAAAAAAAAGAAAGATGGTGGGTTTCCATCTTTCAACTATGGTATAAAAGGGTATTGAGAATTTATGAGAGGTTATATGGTCAATAACCATCTTTATAATACGACATATTTTTTAGTATGTCAACACTTTTAATAAAAAAATGTCGAAAAAAGATAAAAAATTTTAATTTTACTTTAAAAAGTTATGTAAACGTTTATAAAATATGGGTTTCAATAAAAAAATAAATAAAGTATCAATAATAAGAATTATCATAAATTAATTATCATACATATATATTATAGTATTAGATTATTTAGGAGGGATAAATTTGGTTAATTTAGATATTATTAAAGAAAGTCTTGGGTTTGAGAAGGTCTTAAGTGAAAACTCTTTAGATATACCTTTTAGAGAAGAATACTTAATACCAGATACTCAACCAGATGTTCATGATGTACTTTCAGTTGATACTAAAGTATATATACTTAACAGAGAAGTTCAAAGTGATAGAGTATTATTAGAATATGAAGTTGAGTGTAATATTATGTACTTAGCTAGAGAAGAAGAAGGTTTAGGGATAAATAGCGTTATTTATAAAGAAAAAAATTCTAGCTTTATTGATATAGCTGGGGCTGAACATAGTATGATGTGTGATATGGAATGTGATTTAGAACATATCGATGCGAACATAATCAATGAAAGAAAGATAAGAGTAGAAGGAAAACTAAGAACCAAGTACAGGGTTTATAAAGAAGAAAAAATAGATGTTGTTAAAGAATTAGATGGTTTAGGAGATTTACAAATAAAAAGAAAACCAGAAAGTATAGAGAAAAATATTACAAATATGGTTTGTTCAATGAGTGGAGAATTACCTATAAACGTAGGTATGGATAAACCTCAAATAGGAAAAATAATAAAATGTGGATATATGCTTCATAGACAAGAGATAAAATTAGGAGAAGATAAAGTACAAGCATCTTGCTTGGCTAAAATTAACGTTCTTTATAGAGCTTATGATTCTAGAGAAGTTGTAGCTTTAGAAGAGGATTTATATTTATCTAATGATGAAGAGGTTGTAGGTGTAAATTCAGATATGAATTGTAATGGATATTTTGAAATCAAAGGTCATGATGTGAAGATTTCTCAAAATGATTTAGGGGAAAGTAGAATAATAGATGTTAATTTATCTGTTGATGCAAATGTTGCAATATCAAAATTAGAATTTGCAGAAACAGTTGAGGACTTATATTCACCAACGCAAAATGTAATGCCTTTAAAAGAAGTTTGCAAGATTAATATGGCTGTTAGTGAAAATTCAAATGAATCAGTAATAAAAGGAAATATAGACTTAGGAAAAAATGGAGTAGATGCTACTCAAACAGTTGATTGTAAAGGTAAAATAGTAGATATGGAAAGCTATTTTATGGATCAAAAGGTTGTTATAAAAGGTAATTTATCTGTTGAATCAATATACAAGACAACTGATGAGGAAAAGGGACTTAATAAAGTAAGTGGAGAAATTCCTTTTGAAGTTGCTTTAGATATGCCAAATTCTCAGTCTGGTATGACTTTTGATACTAAGGCTAATTTAGAAGATTTACAATGTAGTATAGAAGGAAATAGCTTAGCAGTTAAAGCAGTAGTATATTTTTATGCTAAATGTTCAGATGTTTTTGATAAAGAATATGTTAAAGACATTGAACAAAATGATGACACTGTTGAAAAGAAAGCATCCATTACTATATACACAATTCAAAAAGGTGATACTTTGTGGAATTTAGCAAAAAAATACAAGACAACAATAGATACTTTAGTTAAATTAAATGATATAGAAGATCCAGATTCTATATATGCTGGCGATAAAATTATGATTCCAGGAAGAGCAGTTTTATAAAAAAAAGAGTTTTACGATATTATGTCGTAAAACTCTTTTTTATGAATAAATATAAATTTTATGGCAAAAATAAGAAATGCATGATTTGAGGTGAATAATTTGAAAAGTAGTAGTAAAAAAAATTTAATAATAATAGGTGGAGCAGAAGATAAAAAAGGGGAAAAGATTATATTAAATTTTGTAGCAGATAAATTTAAAGAATCTGAAGGAATTATGTTGATTGCAACCATAGCTACAGAATCACCTAATATAGTCATAGAACAGTATAAAAATATATTTTCAAGTATGGGGATAAGGGAAATCAAAGAGCTTCGTGTCATAGAAAGAGAAGAAGCTTTTGATGAAAATAATATTTCTTTAGTAAATGAGGCTTCAGTAATATTTTTTACTGGAGGAGATCAGCTTAGAATAACTAGTTTAATTGGGGGAACTCCTCTTTATGATACATTACAAAAAAGAAGTAATGAGGGATGTTACTTTGTAGGAACATCAGCAGGGGCTTCTGTTATGAGTGATGTTATGATAGTTGGTGGAGAAGAAGAGGAATCACCTAAAAAGAGTACACTAAATATGTCTGCAGGATTAGGTTTAATTAAAAATACTCTTATAGATCAACACTTTGCTCAAAGAGGAAGGATAGGTAGATTATTATCAGGAGTGTGTCAAAATCCTGAAGTTTTAGGAATTGGTATAGATGAAGATACTGCTATAGTAATTAATGATGATGAATTAACTGTAATTGGTAGTGGAGCAGTTTATTTTGTAGATGGAAGAAATATTGAATATACAAATGTATCTGAGAAAAAACAAGATGAGGTATTTAGTATATTTAATATAAAGTTACATGTATTAACAGCAGGCAAAAAAATGAATTTATCAACTAGGGTGCCTTTTGAGGAGGAAAGAAATAAAAATGAAGATAAATAATCAACGTATCTTTGAGGGAAGAAACATATATTCACATAGAAAATGTATTAGATTAGATGTTGATTTAGAGGGATATTGTGAAACTCCTACTAAAGATATTGATGGATTCAATGAAAGGTTATTAAGTTATGTTCCAGAGTTATATACTCATAGGTGTGGAATAGACATAGAAGGTGGATTTGTTCAGCGTTTAAAAGAGGGAACATACTTAGCTCATGTTTGTGAACATACAATTATAGGAATACATAATAAACTAGGTATAGATATAAAATACGGAAAAGCAAGAGAAATAAAGGATGATTTTTATTACATAATATTTGAATATAAATTAAAAAGAACAGCAATATTAATAGCTGAATTAGCCATAGATCTGATAAATTCAATAATAAAGAAAAAAGATATTAACTTTGATGAAAGAATAGAAATAATAAAGAGAGTTATTATGGAAGAGAGCATAGGGCCATCAACAAAGGCTATATGTGATGCGGCTAAAGAAGTTGGTCTTCCTATAATTACAGTAGGAAACGAAAATTTATACCAAATAGGTTATGGAAAAGCAGGAAAGAGGTTTAGTGCCACTATTGGCAATAATACAAAGGGAATTGCTATAGATATAGCCTGTGATAAAATGCTTACAAAAGAACTTTTAGATATACAGAACTTGCCTGTTGCCAGAGGAGAAAAGGTATTTAACACAATACATCTTCTTGAAGTGGTTAATAGAATTGGGTATCCTGTAGTATTAAAACCACAATGGGGAAGCAAGGGGAATGGAGTTTTTGTAAATATAAATAGTGAAAAAGAACTTTTAAGAGCCTATGCTGAAATCACAAAAGAATGTAAAGAAATAATGATAGAAGAATATAAGGTTGGAAATGACTATAGAGTAATGTTAGTGGATTATAAGGTAGTAGCAGTTTCTTTAAGAAAACCTCCATATATAACAGGTGATGGAGTAAGAACTATTAGAGATTTAATAGAAGCTATGAATGCTAATCCACTAAGAGGAGAAGGACATGAAAAACCTTTAACAAAGGTTAAAATAGATGAAGAATTAATAAATAGATTAAGCAAGCTAGGATATTCTCTAAACTCAGTTTTAGAGTATGGAGAAAAAGTTACCTTAAGAGGAAATGCAAATCTTTCTACAGGTGGAAGTGCTGAGGACTATACTGACTTAATATGTAAAGAAAATATTGAAATTTGTGAAAGAGCAGCTAAAACTATTGGATTAGATATATGTGGTATAGATATTTGTGCAAAATCGATAGCAGAACCTCTATATGAAAATGATGGAATAATCTTAGAAGTTAACGCAGCCCCAGGAATAAGAATGCATCATTTTCCTACTATAGGCAAAGAAAGAAATGTAGGAAGAAAAATTTTAGATAATATGTTTAAAGAGAATTATTCTAATATTCCTGTTATTTCAGTTACGGGAACAAATGGAAAAACTACTACAGTAAGATTAATATCTTATGTTTTAAATTTAATTGGATTTAATGTAGGGTGTACAACGACTTCCGGAGTTAAAATAGGAAATAAGTATATACATAAAGGTGATGACACAGGATATAATAGTGCAAGGTCTGTATTATTAAATCCAGAGGTTGATATAGCAGTTTTAGAAAGTGCAAGAGGTGGCTTGGTAAGAAGAGGATTAGCTTATGATTTAGCAGATGTAGGAGTAATAACTAACATAAGAGAGGATCATTTAGGAATAGATGGAATAAATGATATGGAAGATTTGTCTTTTGTAAAATCTTTAGTTGGTGAAGCTGTAAAAGATAATGGATATTCAGTTATAAATGCTGATGATGAATGGAGCTTAAAAGTTTTAGATAGAATTAAAAAGCCTAAAATATTATTTTCAATGAATGAAAATAATAAATATCTACAGGAAAATTTAAAACATGGAAATCCTATTGTGTTTTATAGAGATGAAACTATATATGTAAAAAATAGAAGTAAAGAATACAAAATAGCTTCTGCAGAGGAAATGAAGTTTACTATGAATGGTAAACTAAAGCATAACATAGAGAATGCTATGGCAGCTTGTGCAGCCTTAGTTGGGATAGAAGTTGATTATTGCATCATATCTAAAGGGCTGAAACAGTTTAAATCTTGTGAAGAAGACAACAGAGGAAGATTTAATATGTTTGACGTTAATGGTATAAATGTAATATTAGATTATGGTCATAATATTGATGGATACAAGGTGGTTATAGACTCTCTTAAAAATCTTGGTTTAAAAAATATAACTGGAATAATAGGGGTTCCTGGAGATAGAGATTTAAATACTATGAAAGAAGTCGGTAGAATAAGTGGAGACTTTTTTGATTCCATAGTTATAAAAGAGGATAAAGACTTAAGAGGAAAAGATAAAGGTGAGGTTGCTAGTATAATAAACGAAGGTGTATTATCATCAAATAGAAAAGATTTAAATGTAAAAATCATATTGTCAGAGGAAGAAGCACTTAGAGAAACTTTAAAGTTAGCTAAAAAAGGTGAAACTATTATAATGTTTTTTGAAGATTACGAATCTCTATATGATATAATAAATGAATTTAAAAATAAGGGCACAAAAGATTTAAAAAGTGCTAGCATATAGTAAAAATAATTTAAAAGAGAAATCTTCTAGTAGGTAATTTAGAAGATTTCTCTTTATTTTAATTAACTCTTTATGTTTTTAGAAGAAAATAATATAATTATATTTAGCTTTAATTAATGTAAGAAGGGTGATTATATGAAAATGAAGGCTTATGCAAAAATAAATATAGCCTTAGATGCTATTGGAAAAAGAGAAGATAACTATCATTTATTAAGAATGATAATGCAAACAGTAGATTTGTATGACGTTATAGATATAGAGAAAAGTAATGATAGTAATATAAGCATTTCTTGTAATAAGCATTATGTCCCTACAGATGAAAGAAACTTAGCATACAAAGCGGCAGTGTTATTTAGAGATGAATTTAATATAAAAGATGGTGTAAAAATTAATATTAAGAAGAATATACCTGTAGCTGCAGGTATGGCTGGTGGAAGTACTAATGCGGCGGCAGTTTTAGTTATAATGAATAAGCTTTTTAATGTAAATGCTAGTTTAGAAGTGTTAAAAGAAATAGGACTAAAAATAGGAGCAGATGTTCCATATTGTATTGAAGGTGGAACTGCTTTATGTGAAGGAATTGGAGAGATTATAACACCTTTAAAACCTTTTGAAAATAAAATATTAGTTGTATTAAAACCTAATTTTGGGGTATCTACTAAAGAA from Clostridium perfringens carries:
- the ispE gene encoding 4-(cytidine 5'-diphospho)-2-C-methyl-D-erythritol kinase — its product is MKMKAYAKINIALDAIGKREDNYHLLRMIMQTVDLYDVIDIEKSNDSNISISCNKHYVPTDERNLAYKAAVLFRDEFNIKDGVKINIKKNIPVAAGMAGGSTNAAAVLVIMNKLFNVNASLEVLKEIGLKIGADVPYCIEGGTALCEGIGEIITPLKPFENKILVVLKPNFGVSTKEVYTNLDINKIRKHVNIEGLIQAMENDDLDYVSKNMKNVLENVTLKKHTILKNIKEDMRKSGALGAMMSGSGPTVFAFFDDMLTAQRAFEFLKGKYKYSDVYITRTINSNNL
- a CDS encoding DUF3794 and LysM peptidoglycan-binding domain-containing protein, which translates into the protein MVNLDIIKESLGFEKVLSENSLDIPFREEYLIPDTQPDVHDVLSVDTKVYILNREVQSDRVLLEYEVECNIMYLAREEEGLGINSVIYKEKNSSFIDIAGAEHSMMCDMECDLEHIDANIINERKIRVEGKLRTKYRVYKEEKIDVVKELDGLGDLQIKRKPESIEKNITNMVCSMSGELPINVGMDKPQIGKIIKCGYMLHRQEIKLGEDKVQASCLAKINVLYRAYDSREVVALEEDLYLSNDEEVVGVNSDMNCNGYFEIKGHDVKISQNDLGESRIIDVNLSVDANVAISKLEFAETVEDLYSPTQNVMPLKEVCKINMAVSENSNESVIKGNIDLGKNGVDATQTVDCKGKIVDMESYFMDQKVVIKGNLSVESIYKTTDEEKGLNKVSGEIPFEVALDMPNSQSGMTFDTKANLEDLQCSIEGNSLAVKAVVYFYAKCSDVFDKEYVKDIEQNDDTVEKKASITIYTIQKGDTLWNLAKKYKTTIDTLVKLNDIEDPDSIYAGDKIMIPGRAVL
- a CDS encoding cyanophycinase, with amino-acid sequence MKSSSKKNLIIIGGAEDKKGEKIILNFVADKFKESEGIMLIATIATESPNIVIEQYKNIFSSMGIREIKELRVIEREEAFDENNISLVNEASVIFFTGGDQLRITSLIGGTPLYDTLQKRSNEGCYFVGTSAGASVMSDVMIVGGEEEESPKKSTLNMSAGLGLIKNTLIDQHFAQRGRIGRLLSGVCQNPEVLGIGIDEDTAIVINDDELTVIGSGAVYFVDGRNIEYTNVSEKKQDEVFSIFNIKLHVLTAGKKMNLSTRVPFEEERNKNEDK
- a CDS encoding Veg family protein, coding for MSTRLTLNSIRKSIEDHVGEKVKLRANGGRKKILENEGILESVHPSIFVVRLQKDTQRKVTYSYSDVLTKTVQLDFVG
- the yabG gene encoding sporulation peptidase YabG, which produces MKVGDLVVRKSYSKDITFKIIDIKENDEGITYILKGLHIRIIADSKGEDLEKVEDDFAGDKDKSFDSKMNDIIKKVILSREQKNNQLMTRGSEEDNLKRTEKEKGLVFGRPGRILHIDGDPSYMETCLKAYKQLNLNAVGIAVSEREQPLKILSLVKEYNPDIVVLTGHDGVLKDSKGMLDLNNYRNSKYFIESVKILRNYNSSYDELVIFAGACQSCYESILEAGANFASSPNRVLIHCLDPVLVCERVAYTRIDEIVSIKDVIENTITGIKGVGGLQTRGKYREGYPKSLYLN
- the cphA gene encoding cyanophycin synthetase is translated as MKINNQRIFEGRNIYSHRKCIRLDVDLEGYCETPTKDIDGFNERLLSYVPELYTHRCGIDIEGGFVQRLKEGTYLAHVCEHTIIGIHNKLGIDIKYGKAREIKDDFYYIIFEYKLKRTAILIAELAIDLINSIIKKKDINFDERIEIIKRVIMEESIGPSTKAICDAAKEVGLPIITVGNENLYQIGYGKAGKRFSATIGNNTKGIAIDIACDKMLTKELLDIQNLPVARGEKVFNTIHLLEVVNRIGYPVVLKPQWGSKGNGVFVNINSEKELLRAYAEITKECKEIMIEEYKVGNDYRVMLVDYKVVAVSLRKPPYITGDGVRTIRDLIEAMNANPLRGEGHEKPLTKVKIDEELINRLSKLGYSLNSVLEYGEKVTLRGNANLSTGGSAEDYTDLICKENIEICERAAKTIGLDICGIDICAKSIAEPLYENDGIILEVNAAPGIRMHHFPTIGKERNVGRKILDNMFKENYSNIPVISVTGTNGKTTTVRLISYVLNLIGFNVGCTTTSGVKIGNKYIHKGDDTGYNSARSVLLNPEVDIAVLESARGGLVRRGLAYDLADVGVITNIREDHLGIDGINDMEDLSFVKSLVGEAVKDNGYSVINADDEWSLKVLDRIKKPKILFSMNENNKYLQENLKHGNPIVFYRDETIYVKNRSKEYKIASAEEMKFTMNGKLKHNIENAMAACAALVGIEVDYCIISKGLKQFKSCEEDNRGRFNMFDVNGINVILDYGHNIDGYKVVIDSLKNLGLKNITGIIGVPGDRDLNTMKEVGRISGDFFDSIVIKEDKDLRGKDKGEVASIINEGVLSSNRKDLNVKIILSEEEALRETLKLAKKGETIIMFFEDYESLYDIINEFKNKGTKDLKSASI